The Gardnerella leopoldii genomic interval ACTGGGACTGCGACTGCATCTTCATTGATGTTAGTAACTGTACTCATGCTGACTATCATACATGCTTTATTGCTGTAAGTCGCGTGTGTTTCGCGCTATTGTGAAAAAAATATGAAAATTTTTTCAAGTCGTGACCTTATGGGAAACTGTTATGAGTTTTTCTGTGCATACGGAGGGTTCTGTGGAATATCAAGTCGGCGATATGGTCGTCTATCCTCGTCATGGTGCGGCTCGTGTTGAAGAAATTAGTGAGCGCACCGTAAAAGGTGTAACTCGTCAATATTTACGATTGGTAGTGTTATCATCTGATGGTTTAGAAATTAACGTACCTGTCGATAATGTTAAAAAAGTTGGCGTGCGAGACATTGTTGGAGCGCAAGAAGTTGCAAAAGTTTTTGAGATTTTGCGTACTCCAATAGTTGAAAAAGAAATGAATTGGTCTAGACGCTACAAGCTTAATGTAGAGAAGATTGCTACTGGCGATGTTAACAATATTGCTGAAGTAGTTCGTGATTTATCTCAGCGAGATGTTGATGAGCATGGTTTGTCTGCAGGAGAAAAGCGAATGCTTGCTCGCGCTCGCAGTATTTTAATTTCCGAAATTGCTTTGTCTGAAAAGATTGATGAGATTGAGGCGGAGCGACTTTTAGATGTGAATCTTGGATACAAGGAGCCTCAAAAAGGCGATGAAAATCACCATACTGTAGCTCCAGAAGAGCCTGCATCGCGAACTTTAGCGCTGTTAGAAGAGCGTAATAAGAAATCTAAGAAAAAGTGATTTGCGTTATGCAAAATAAATAGATATTAATTGTTCATATTATTTTAAGCCCTTCTAAACGTTGGTATATTGGCGAGTTAGAAGGGCTTTTGCTTATATATTTGCTTACGTATTTATTGTATGTTTTGCTTTTGTTCTTGCTTAAAACAGATAATAAAAAATCCTTGCATTTACAAAATGCAAGGATTTTTTATTTTAACAGATTCACCTAAATTTACTTACCTGGATCTTGTTGACCTTGGTTAGAATTTTTAGGATCGGTATTCTTTGCTACGTGTGGCTTCTCAGTGATTGGCTTTTTCTGAGGCTCTTTGTCATCAATGTCTTTACGCATATCCTTTGTTGCTTTTACAGCATTATGTAGGTCGTCACAAATCTTCATAATCCATTTATCAAGCTGATCTGCGTATTTTGG includes:
- a CDS encoding CarD family transcriptional regulator, which codes for MEYQVGDMVVYPRHGAARVEEISERTVKGVTRQYLRLVVLSSDGLEINVPVDNVKKVGVRDIVGAQEVAKVFEILRTPIVEKEMNWSRRYKLNVEKIATGDVNNIAEVVRDLSQRDVDEHGLSAGEKRMLARARSILISEIALSEKIDEIEAERLLDVNLGYKEPQKGDENHHTVAPEEPASRTLALLEERNKKSKKK